The Pyrus communis chromosome 2, drPyrComm1.1, whole genome shotgun sequence genome includes a window with the following:
- the LOC137726940 gene encoding mitochondrial Rho GTPase 2-like, with product MASGNLPLNAFLSEWALMTLLNPNRSLANLIYVGYNDSPASAIHVTRRRSVDRKTQKTERNVSCFVFGPKNAGKSPLLNSFIGRPFSKSETIPTGERYAVNVINQIGVEASTNQLADQQMPVYNLASKILCRVINVLLKVVWWLLIKKTKNSGFNCLAASFVLKLLGFVRE from the exons ATGGCATCTGGGAATTTACCTCTTAATGCATTTTTGTCTGAG TGGGCCCTCATGACACTGTTAAATCCAAACCGAAGTTTGGCAAATTTGATATATGTTGGATACAATGACAGTCCTGCTTCAGCTATCCATGTTACTAGAAGAAGATCAGTAGATCGTAAAACgcaaaaaacagaaagaaatgtTAGCTGCTTCGTTTTTGGTCCTAAAAATGCAGGAAAATCCCCTCTTTTAAATTCATTCATAGGAAG GCCTTTCTCAAAGAGTGAGACTATACCTACTGGTGAGCGTTATGCAGTGAATGTCATTAACCAGATTGGG GTGGAGGCATCGACTAATCAGCTGGCTGATCAGCAGATGCCAGTGTATAATCTTGCATCGAAGATTCTTTGTCGGGTTATCAATGTATTGTTGAAGGTAGTATGGTGGCTTCTTATAAAGAAAACTAAGAATTCTGGATTTAATTGTTTAGCTGCTTCTTTTGTACTCAAGTTATTGGGCTTTGTGAGGGAATAA
- the LOC137726972 gene encoding bark storage protein A-like isoform X1, translating into MSSYSFIIFNDLETCYYSFQNGYVTPCYSSCQNGEGLHGCHSSNRFLWLELQSTSFVADQKLPYLDFAGRRFRIGLLEDKRVIIVMTGLSMLNAGISTQLLQTLFKVKAVVHYGIAGNADPQLQIGDVTIPQFWAHTGLWNWLNFGSLEAEVGCFA; encoded by the exons ATGTCTAGCTATTCATTTATTATCTTCAATGATTTGGAAACCTGCTACTATAGTTTTCAGAATGGTTATGTCACACCCTGCTATTCTTCTTGTCAAAATGGGGAAGGTTTGCATGGTTGTCACTCTTCGAACAG ATTTCTCTGGTTAGAACTTCAATCTACAAGCTTTGTGGCTGATCAGAAGCTACCGTATTTGGATTTTGCTG GAAGAAGGTTTCGAATCGGACTATTGGAAGACAAAAGGGTTATAATTGTTATGACTGGATTGAGCATG CTCAATGCAGGCATCTCAACTCAATTACTACAAACCCTATTCAAGGTGAAAGCTGTTGTACACTATGGAATTGCAGGAAATGCAGATCCCCAACTCCAAATTGGAGATGTCACCATCCCTCAATTTTGGGCTCATACAGGCCTTTGGAATTGGCTG AATTTTGGGTCGTTGGAGGCAGAAGTTGGTTGCTTTGCTTGA
- the LOC137726972 gene encoding bark storage protein A-like isoform X2 produces MKYFHKSLYFPNQIFQNGYVTPCYSSCQNGEGLHGCHSSNRFLWLELQSTSFVADQKLPYLDFAGRRFRIGLLEDKRVIIVMTGLSMLNAGISTQLLQTLFKVKAVVHYGIAGNADPQLQIGDVTIPQFWAHTGLWNWLNFGSLEAEVGCFA; encoded by the exons ATGAAGTATTTTCACAAGTCACTTTACTTCCCGAATCAAAT TTTTCAGAATGGTTATGTCACACCCTGCTATTCTTCTTGTCAAAATGGGGAAGGTTTGCATGGTTGTCACTCTTCGAACAG ATTTCTCTGGTTAGAACTTCAATCTACAAGCTTTGTGGCTGATCAGAAGCTACCGTATTTGGATTTTGCTG GAAGAAGGTTTCGAATCGGACTATTGGAAGACAAAAGGGTTATAATTGTTATGACTGGATTGAGCATG CTCAATGCAGGCATCTCAACTCAATTACTACAAACCCTATTCAAGGTGAAAGCTGTTGTACACTATGGAATTGCAGGAAATGCAGATCCCCAACTCCAAATTGGAGATGTCACCATCCCTCAATTTTGGGCTCATACAGGCCTTTGGAATTGGCTG AATTTTGGGTCGTTGGAGGCAGAAGTTGGTTGCTTTGCTTGA